One segment of Dolichospermum sp. DET69 DNA contains the following:
- a CDS encoding phenylalanine--tRNA ligase subunit beta: MRISLNWLKELVEIKLTPEELAETLTMAGFEVEDIEDRRTWADGVVVGRVLERQPHPNADKLSVCTVDIGAAETVNIVCGAGNVRADIYVPVATTGTYLPNIDLKIKPAKLRGVPSNGMICSLKELGLPTDIDGIHIFPEENMVLGSDVRPLLGLEDVILDVTATANRADALSMVGIAREVAALTGGKLSIPQIAEVENSKTAKNLTLKISETQACPAYIGTVVEQIKIAPSPEWLQQRLRAAGVRPINNVVDITNYVLLERGQPLHAFDKERLQSVAGTENLTIGVRFAETVETLKTLDGNNRTLSTQNLLITAGNQAVALAGVMGGEETEVHEGTQSLVLEAAIFDSVAIRRSSRSVGLRSEASGRYERGVNRAELEIACNRALALISELAAGVIVQQEISDSRPDTSTWSHSISLRLDKVNEVLGPIELGAETGELQPEDVEKILTALGCELVKTNDRNWIVKVPPYRYRDLEREIDLIEEIARLYGYDKFCDTLPEKSEAGYLSFDQELIRRLRSYLRAEGLTELIHYSLVKPGEDKQIVLSNPLFAEYSALRTDLISGLIDAFQYNIAQGNGALNGFEIGRVFWREEDGLEEAEMLAGIIGGDITSGKWSRGGKEEPSTWFEAKGILESVFKQLKLVVEFQPENRDSRLHPGRTASLWVKGKRLGTFGQVHPQLRREKDLPEAVYVFQLDLDTLLDAWDHDDLLVPKFSSYSTYPASDRDLAFFAPIKVTVSELEKVINKAGKGLLNSVELFDEYRGEHVPTGQRSLAFRLVYRASDRTLTENEIEPVHDQVRTALVEKFGVSLRS; encoded by the coding sequence ATGCGTATTTCTCTAAACTGGTTAAAAGAACTCGTAGAAATCAAACTCACCCCCGAAGAACTAGCGGAAACATTGACAATGGCAGGGTTTGAAGTAGAAGATATAGAAGATCGTCGCACTTGGGCTGATGGTGTAGTTGTGGGACGAGTCCTAGAACGTCAACCACACCCTAACGCAGACAAATTGAGCGTTTGCACAGTAGATATTGGTGCTGCTGAGACTGTAAATATTGTCTGCGGTGCTGGGAACGTCCGCGCAGATATCTATGTTCCCGTAGCCACCACAGGAACTTATTTACCCAACATTGATTTAAAAATCAAACCTGCAAAACTGCGTGGTGTTCCCTCCAATGGGATGATATGTTCTTTAAAAGAACTGGGTTTACCCACTGATATTGACGGTATTCATATCTTCCCTGAAGAAAATATGGTTTTGGGTAGTGACGTGCGTCCCCTGTTGGGTTTGGAAGATGTAATTTTAGATGTCACCGCTACCGCTAACCGTGCTGACGCGTTATCTATGGTGGGTATTGCGCGGGAAGTTGCAGCTTTAACTGGGGGAAAATTATCAATTCCCCAAATTGCAGAAGTGGAAAATAGCAAAACTGCAAAAAATCTCACTTTAAAAATTTCTGAAACCCAAGCCTGTCCCGCTTATATTGGTACTGTTGTCGAACAAATAAAAATTGCCCCTTCTCCTGAATGGTTACAACAGCGGTTACGGGCTGCGGGAGTCAGACCAATTAATAATGTCGTAGATATCACAAACTACGTTTTATTAGAAAGAGGACAACCTCTCCACGCTTTCGACAAAGAGCGTTTACAATCTGTAGCTGGAACAGAAAATTTAACAATTGGTGTGCGGTTTGCAGAAACGGTCGAAACTTTAAAAACCTTAGATGGAAATAACCGCACTTTATCCACCCAAAACTTATTAATTACCGCTGGTAATCAAGCAGTGGCTTTAGCAGGTGTTATGGGTGGTGAAGAAACAGAAGTTCATGAAGGTACACAAAGTTTAGTTTTAGAAGCTGCAATATTTGATTCTGTCGCTATTCGGCGTTCTTCTCGCAGTGTGGGGTTAAGAAGTGAGGCTTCTGGCAGATATGAAAGAGGCGTAAATCGCGCAGAATTAGAAATAGCTTGTAACCGCGCGTTAGCTTTAATTAGTGAATTAGCAGCCGGGGTAATTGTTCAGCAAGAAATTTCTGATTCTCGTCCTGATACTTCTACCTGGTCCCATTCTATTAGCCTGCGTTTAGATAAAGTTAATGAAGTCCTAGGCCCCATTGAATTAGGAGCGGAAACAGGAGAACTACAACCAGAAGATGTAGAAAAAATTCTCACCGCTTTAGGCTGTGAATTGGTAAAAACTAATGACCGGAATTGGATAGTAAAAGTACCTCCCTATCGTTACCGAGATTTAGAACGGGAAATTGATTTAATTGAAGAAATTGCTCGTTTATATGGTTATGATAAATTCTGTGATACTTTACCAGAAAAATCTGAAGCTGGTTATCTATCTTTCGATCAAGAATTAATTCGCAGGTTACGCAGTTATTTACGGGCTGAAGGTTTGACAGAATTAATTCATTATTCTTTGGTCAAACCAGGGGAAGATAAACAGATTGTTTTAAGTAACCCTTTATTTGCCGAATATTCAGCATTGCGAACTGATTTAATTTCTGGTTTAATTGATGCTTTTCAATACAATATAGCCCAGGGAAATGGAGCATTAAATGGTTTTGAAATCGGGCGCGTTTTCTGGCGCGAAGAAGATGGTTTAGAAGAAGCAGAAATGCTGGCTGGGATTATCGGTGGTGATATAACTTCTGGTAAATGGTCACGGGGTGGTAAGGAAGAACCATCAACTTGGTTTGAAGCCAAAGGTATTTTAGAAAGTGTCTTTAAACAACTGAAATTAGTGGTAGAATTTCAACCCGAAAATAGAGATTCTCGCTTACATCCTGGACGCACAGCTTCATTGTGGGTAAAGGGTAAGAGACTAGGGACATTTGGACAAGTTCACCCCCAATTACGCCGCGAAAAAGATTTACCAGAAGCCGTTTATGTGTTTCAATTGGATTTAGATACCCTGTTAGATGCTTGGGATCATGATGATTTACTAGTTCCCAAATTCAGTTCCTATTCTACCTATCCAGCCAGTGATCGGGATTTGGCATTTTTTGCCCCGATAAAGGTGACAGTTTCTGAACTGGAAAAGGTGATTAATAAAGCTGGGAAGGGGTTATTAAATTCGGTGGAATTATTTGATGAATATCGCGGTGAACACGTTCCCACAGGACAACGCAGTTTAGCCTTTCGTTTAGTTTATCGTGCAAGCGATCGCACTCTCACGGAAAATGAAATTGAACCAGTTCATGATCAAGTAAGGACAGCTTTAGTTGAGAAATTTGGTGTTAGTCTCAGAAGTTAA
- a CDS encoding YciI family protein, translating into MTKYILWGSYCEDVLSKREPYRQAHLAGLAKQKESGILITIGPTKDVTQVFALYEAQDENTVRQLVESDPYWQNGIWTEYFVKEWIQAF; encoded by the coding sequence ATGACAAAATACATTCTATGGGGAAGCTATTGCGAAGACGTTTTAAGCAAACGTGAACCCTATCGTCAAGCCCATTTAGCTGGATTAGCCAAACAGAAAGAATCTGGGATTTTGATTACCATTGGCCCCACAAAAGATGTAACTCAAGTTTTTGCCCTTTACGAAGCCCAAGACGAAAACACCGTTCGTCAATTAGTAGAATCAGATCCCTATTGGCAAAACGGCATTTGGACAGAGTATTTTGTTAAAGAATGGATTCAGGCTTTTTAA